The genomic DNA TTATATTATTTGTATTGTTTACACTATTCATGGGATCTTGTCTCTGGTGGCTAACGCCACCATTGATAAGAATTCAATAATAAGGAATAGATAAATTGTGCAATTCATCCAACGACTTAAAAGTCGTGGAATTCTTGCCTAAATATTAACAATAACAAAGGATATTATTGGTTAGCTATTGATATATAAGGTTGGGGTAGGTTGGATCATTTACATAAAGATACACGATACCGAAAATGGCGACATGGTGGCCATGTGCGACTCCTCGCTCATAGACAAGGTACTGACCGACGGGGATGTCGAGATAAACATAAAGGACTATTCTGATTTCTACAAGGAAAAGCTAGTCGATATAGAAAAGGCCTCGAAGATGATAAGTCCGGAGAGGCTCTACTCTGCGAACATAATAGGCAAGGAATCGGTTGAAGCCTCGATACGCAGCAACATAATAGATAAGGACAATGTCAAATACGTGGGGAAAGTCCCCTATGCTCATGCATTCAGGATAAAATATTAGGGAGCGCTATCGCCTGAAAGATCCAGGATCGCCTTGGCTATGTCACCGTTTTCGGCCGTTAGCTTGTCCCTTATAAGGTTCCTATCGGATAAGCCGGTTTTTTCAGCGACGAGATCTATGTCCTCCTCGGTTATGCTGACAGACTCTATGGCCGCGCTTTCGCTTACGTCGCCCACAACCTGGAAGCTCACGGCGCCCTGGGCCTCTATCCTAGTAACCTGCGGATTGTCTATTATTATGTTCTTGCCATCGGATTCTATTATGACTCTTTTTGCGCTTATGTCGGAGGACTTTATGCCCATTCTTGCCATCAGGTTCTTCATTGTCCTTGGATCCATATTCGGCATCATGAATATCACAATTAGGAAAACACCCAGGATAATTATGCCTGTTAATGATATTAAATGTTGCCATTCCTTTTTCTTATGCTGCAGCAGGATGGACTCTGCGGGAATCGCACCCGCGACCTTCCGCTTTTTTGGATCGCTTTTTGATTAAACTTTTTCTCAAAAAGTTCGCATGCAAAGCGGACGCTCTACTACTGAGCCAAGAGCCCGTACAATTAGAATATTATTAATGCTAGGGTTTATTAACGTTTTTTACCCTTGCCATTTTTATGCCGCTTGACGGCCTTCTTACCGGCCTTATTCTGCCTCTTGGGCCTTGCCTTCCTGGCCTTGCCGCCCGGGCCGCTGCTGCCCCTTGAAGCGATGCTTTCTATTATGCCGAGATCCTTTGATGAATTCCTGTCAAGGTTTAGCTGGTTGAGCA from Candidatus Micrarchaeota archaeon includes the following:
- a CDS encoding DUF424 family protein, translated to MIYKVGVGWIIYIKIHDTENGDMVAMCDSSLIDKVLTDGDVEINIKDYSDFYKEKLVDIEKASKMISPERLYSANIIGKESVEASIRSNIIDKDNVKYVGKVPYAHAFRIKY
- a CDS encoding NagC family transcriptional regulator; amino-acid sequence: MMPNMDPRTMKNLMARMGIKSSDISAKRVIIESDGKNIIIDNPQVTRIEAQGAVSFQVVGDVSESAAIESVSITEEDIDLVAEKTGLSDRNLIRDKLTAENGDIAKAILDLSGDSAP